Within Lolium rigidum isolate FL_2022 chromosome 5, APGP_CSIRO_Lrig_0.1, whole genome shotgun sequence, the genomic segment attttgattgtgttgtgcaggttccacgttggcgccggaatccttggtgttgcgccgcactacattccttcaccaacaaccttcacgtggccttcatctcctactcggttcgataaccttggtttcttaccgagggaaaacttgctgttgtacgcatcacaccttcctcttggggttcccaacggacgtgtgcttcacgcgttatcaagctctttttttggcgccgttgccggggagatcaagacacgctgcaagggaagtctctcacatccaatctctttactttgtttattgtcttgctttactttattttattttctgttttgtttgctttctttatatcaaaaacacacaaaaattagttactagttttactttatttaattctgttctgcttagtttatttttattattgctaaaatgagtaatcctgaagttgaagttcgttcgtttaagcaacaagggggagaaagttttaaagatgcttggtatagaattagtgatgctcatcataggtgcactaaaaaACACTCCACTGTTATCCTCCTTagcaacttttatgttggtatctctagctggaataggtatgttcttgatactcttgcgggaggtaatttcctaggcacttctgctttagaagctagttgcattattgagagtctagtaggaataccacctgttaatgaagctaaaattgaaatctctcttgaagatgtcatgaaaaagttggaggccatagagaaaaatcttccaaatgttgagactaaattgggaatattacctaataatactgataaacttgataaatctctaggaggaattaatgaaagaattgttgtcttagaaacttgtgctatccatgataatcaaacccataggattggtgaacttgaaaaagctatgggaaccttgggttcaactttttcttctcttaagtttaaggagaaagcttatgtgggtaaggagcaaaagttcatgtatgtctctaaggtgcctaagccaaagaattattataagcctaaaattgataaagcccttagtaccactgtgggggatttagataatggagcatctaagatacctattgtgacaagttgtgtttttaaggaaaatcatgatgttgatgcttcatctcttgataatacttgagttacactttctgcgcctagctgaaaggcgttaaagaaaagcgcttatgggagacaacccattattttatttctgcaatttttattttatatttgtgtcttggaagtttttactactgtagcaacctctccttatctttactttattgcattgttgtgccaagtaaagtctttgatagtaaggttgatactagatttggatttctgcgcagaaacagatttctagctgtcacgaatttgagtagaactctctgtaggaaactcagaaaaatctgcgaaaattcatgattgatcctaagatatgtatgcaactttcattaaatttgagcttcttcatctgagcatgttaagtgcctctaaaaatttcgtctttacggactgttctgttttgacagattctgccttttatttcacattgcctcttttactgtgttggatggatttctttgttctattaactttcagtagctttgggtaatgtccagaagtgttaggaatgattgtgtcctctctgaacatatgaatttttgattatgcactaaccctctaatgagtttgttttgagtttggtgtggaggaagttttcaagggtcaagagaggcggatgatataatatgatcaagaagagtgaaaagtctaaacttgggtatgcccccgtggttcatccctgcatatttcaagaagactcaagcatctaagcttggggatgcccaaggcatccccttcttcatcgacaacttatcaggtcacctctagtgaaactatatttttattccgtcacatcttatgtgctttacttggagcgtttgtatgcttttatttttgtttttgtttgaataaattcggatcctagcattctttgtgtgggagaaagacacgctccgctgtttcatatgaacactggtgttcttagctttacttttaatgttcatggcgaaagcttaaagccgcttcattcattgctatttggttggaaacagaaaatgctccatgtggtaattggtatattgtcttgaataatttgatacttggcaattgttttgagttctcaattagatcatgtttaagctcttgcatcatgtagtttaaacctattagtggagaactaccatagagcttgttgaaatttggtttgcatgattggtctctctaaaagtctagatattttctggtaaagatgtttgaacaacaaggagacagtgtagagtcttataatgcttgcaatatattcttatgtaagttttgctgtaccgattcatacttgtgtttgcttcaaacaaccttgctagccaaagccttgtactcagagggtatgcttctcgtgcatccaaaaccttgagccaaaacttatgccatttgtgtccaccataactacctactatgtggtatttttctgccattccaaagtaaattgcttgcgtgctacctttaaaatttcattccttgtctttgcaatacatagctcatgggaaaatagcttaaaaactattgtggtattgaatatgttgcttatgtatcttatttcttataagttgcttgttgagcgcactacaagaaaagttgccatggccgacgaagttgaagtcgcgccgtggttgctggtgtaccatggtcgaccattttgggtctgtccgttgtgcatgtcaaaacgtttttttctcgtttttgaggccacctagcccgacgaaaacggccaaaacgttgcgtatggtggcccggacgtggtgcatctcgaattctcggttcgccggccgagtcaacgcaaatccgcaccgccgagggatgtagggcccagatggcagcctctccggcattgttttttttctcgatcgcgccatctcgttcaacgctctccgatcgagccgtttacgatgcaggatcatcggtcccgcatgtcatcctctatgaaccaaaaaaatttctattcttggattttttttgacccctgatttctggctacttcctttttcttttgatcccttgccgccttggaaacgttgagaccgccgctgctaattgggacccgcatgtcatcctctatgagcaatcaactttcttttcttggagtttttttggcacctcaaatttggtcacttgcctttttctttcgatccccgccgcctctcaaacggtgataccgctgtcgctaaatgggacccgcatgtcatcctctatgtactataaaattttcttttcttggatttttttggcacctcatatttggtcacttacctttttctttcgatcccctaccgcctctcaaacggtgagaccgctgctgctaaatgggacccgcatgtcatcctctatgtactataaaactttcttttctaggattttttttggaacctcatatttgatcacttgcctttttctttcgatcccgtgcagcctctcaaacggtgataccgctgctgctaaatgggacccgcatgtcatcctctatgtacaatcaagtttcttttcttgaattatttttggctcctgatatttggtcacttgcatttttctttcgatctcatgccacgttgaggaccctgcatgctcatgggacccgcatgtcatcctctatgtactataaaactttcttttcttggattttttggcacctcatatttggtcacttgcctttttctttcgatccccgccgcttctcaaacggtgataccgccgccgctaattgggacccgcatgtcatcctctatgtacaatcaagctttcttttcttgaattatttttggctctcggtatttggtcacttgcctttttctttcgatctcatgccacgttgaggaccccgctcggctcatgggacccgcatgtcatcctctatgtgctataaaagtttattttcttgggttttttttcaccctctcgatttttggctatttcctttttcttttgatcccccgccgccttggaaacgttgagtaagctggccgactcatgggacccgcatgtcatcctctatgtacaatcaactttctttttcttttgatctcaagccgcatttgaaacgctgagaccgccgccgctaattgggacccgcatgtcatcctctatgtacaatNNNNNNNNNNNNNNNNNNNNNNNNNNNNNNNNNNNNNNNNNNNNNNNNNNNNNNNNNNNNNNNNNNNNNNNNNNNNNNNNNNNNNNNNNNNNNNNNNNNNGATGATGAAATGTTGGGCATCCGCACAACTGTAGCAACATCTATTAGGCTTGCTTGATTGTTGGACGTACTCTTgcctttctcatattttccatcatcttaccatAATTTTTTGTTATGAGAGCCATCTGATTCATTCCTTGTTGGAATAACTTGGTGGTTGTAAGAGATGGTTGGGTTTTGCTTGTTGAATAGTTTTAGGAGGCTTGCTCAATAGCTTTGTGGCATTAGAGTTGGCTTGATGCATGGGAAGAGGTGAGAGCCGCCGGGTAAAGCCTGTGGTGGCGgcgggatcttctttatccgcgcGTCTGGAGGCTATTCGGGGTGGTTCTTGCAAGGACACGGTGTAGCTAAGCGGAGATACGATGGTGCGGCTAGGTGGTGGAGCTGGTGGTTGCGGTAGAGGCGAACTATGGTGGTGCTTCTGGCCACCAATGGTGTTGTGGCCATAGAGATGGGCGGCAACCGGATTTGGGCTATGGGCCTAGATCTAGGCCGACGGTTGGGCCCGCTGGGGTTTCTACAGTCATGTGCAAGGTGGCTTGTGGACAACGCAGAGGGGCTCGTCTTACTCACTGCCCTCTGATGCCTTGACATCTCCCCTGTCGATTGCAATTGAGCTAGACCTAAGCAAGGCGGGCTCGAATCTAGACGTGCTCATCCCTACCCTTTCAAAGGAGTTGGTTGCTTGTCGGTATTAATTGGGACGCCGGGGTGGGGGCACCGGAAGGTGGGCTGAGCAGCTGACTCTCTGGCGAATGCATTGTAATGGTGATGGTTCTCTTGGCCTTGTGGATGATGAGGAGCAGGCGGCGTGGTATCCTGGTGTTTGCGGCGCTTGGCAATGGTAGATCACATATCATGTCCCGGAGGTTTGGCTTGGTGGTTGTGGGTGGTTCGAGATACCGGTTGTGGTGCAAAGGTTTATTCGGGCAAAAGCTCAGCGTTTCGGCGCCAACAGCGACAATGATTGCGGGTGTCGTAACCCTCTTCTAGGCGTTGTTGTGGTTACCTTCCTCACGTTAGTGCTCCGGGTTAAAACCATGGATCGTCTGGGTCTCGAGGACGGCGGCGTGTTGCGATGTTACCTTCTTAGGGGCATCATCGTGGAGATCCGTTACCTCTTGGCCTCGTACCGGTGTCATCGGCGGGCAAGTTTGAATTTTGTCTCGAGGCAGTTCCGGCGCTGGCAGCATGGGGCATTCTCAGCGCCCTCCTATCTTATAGACGCGACCATGTCTTCGCCGATCTCTATCCTTGTTGTCCGCTGGCAAGATGGACACTCCATGGACCGGAGCGAGAGGGCAGGTGGCCCTTTACGATGAAAACTTGATGGGTGTGGTGTGACTACGTTCGTTCTTTTCGGAAGGAGGTATGGTGGCACCTATAGTTAGTTGCCATGCACTTAAGTGGCTTGCCCCACCCCTTCGATAGCGCTCGATCCGCTCCTCCCTATACAAGTCGTGGCTTCAGGTTTTCCATAACCATAAATCACACATCAGTTTGAACAGATACTGGTTCATGACTAGAGCACCTAACATGTAGGCTTGAGAATGTGGGTTTTGCAGAAATTGTCCTTGTAGCAGGTTGGTACTTGTGGTGGGAAAGGAGACAACAAGTTCATGGGGAGAATGTTCAGTCACCTAACCGTTCGGCCATGTCTATTCTAGTGTTGACTAGAAACTATATGAATGCGTTGAAGAAATCTGAAGCTAAGGCGAAGGAGGGGTGGAAAAAACCATTAGAGGGAAAGCTAATGATAAATGTGGATGCAGCTTTTGACACAGACTCAGGAAGAGGCGCAACATGTGTTGTGATTAGAGACTACACGGGTAATTGTATTGCAGCTATGCAAACCTTTCTACCTCATGTGGTTGATGCTCATATGGCTGACGCTTATGCTTTCCAAGATGGTTTATCTTTGGCACAGCCTATTGGTATTCAGAATTTTACAATTCAGATTGTGGAGACAATGAAGAATGTAGGCTTCTCAACAACTTCGGTGGCTGCTATCTTTGATGATTGTAGTATCCTTTGGAGTGGGTTTGGGAATGTTCTCATTGAGTACTGTAATAGGGATGCCAATCTAGTAGCACATGAGCTTGCTAGAAATTCTTTTAGTTCCGGTAATTCTTGTACCTGGGTCGATGAGCCCCCTAGGTTTATTCTTAGCAAGCTCGTGAACGATGTAACTATACTGTGGTGTCGGGCAACaggtttcagacgcactcttttcctttcagagtACTTAAGGGGGCTGAAAGGGTTTTAATGAGGCAGTCTGTTGTCCTTTAATAGAAAATGTTAAAAAAACATGTAGGCTCGAGAAAGTCCCCCGAGTTCCACCTGTAGGAAGGGCATGCCGTAAAAAAATATGTACATACATGTGTGCCATTTTTCATACACAAATTCGAAAATAAGTAGCTTAACACAAAAAATGATAAGATCCGAATGAATAGTAGAACTACTTCGCCCAACATGTCTATAACTTAGGGGTCAGTACAATGTAACTCAATCCAAGACTAAATAATATCAGTTTTAGTATATTACCCGAGAAAATGAATTAAAAAGAGTTTATATGTCTAGTATTACACATGTGCAGAAAATTCCCTTTACACGCCGTGTTGCAGCACGCTTACATGATGCCATGATGGTATCCAACCTTGACAGAAGAGAATAGTGCAGTAATATATTATtatccaagaaaataaaaacaaaaagagTTGGTATGTTTGGTTGGCGAGCGAACCCATGCTACACGAAATGGCCCGTACCATCTGTACACAGCGAAGGCCCAGCACATCTCCATCGAGACAATTGTGCCTGAAGCCCTTCCTGCTGGCCCGTTCCGTGGAAGCCCACAGGCATCCGAGATCAGGGCTCTGGGCTGAGGACGAGTCCCCAGCTCACAACCCGCCGGCATACGCCAAGCTGCCCGTGGACCACAAGTAGCTGACCGTTGCCCACCTGGCCAGCGCGCCCCACCTCGGTCCACTGTGAGTGCCACGGTCCTCTGCGATGGCATACTCCACGTGGCCGGGCATTCTTTCCTCTTTCAGAGACAGCCGTGTCCAAGTCGGGCACCCCACTAGGTCCCACCTGGCCAGCAGCCACACTCCACGGAGCGCCACGTCCTCTGGCGTTGGCAAGCTCCTGGCCGGGCATTCTCTTCCAGCAGCGCACACATCCAGCCCAAGTAGAGCGCCCCACTGGGCCTCACTTAGCCGAGTCTGAACCTCGGCCCACGGAGCGCCTCGCCATCTGCGATGGATAACTCCTGGGCCGGGCCTTCTCTTCTGGAGCACCAACCGGGTCCAAGTCGGGCAGCCCAATAGCTCCCACCTGGTCCCACCCTCTCGGTCCACAGAGCTCCGCCTGGCCCATCTTGGGTGGCTAACTCCTGGCCGGGCCCTTGCGTGCTCCAGCCTTGCGCTGCTGCTGACGGGGAACGATGGCAGAGGCGGTCTCTTAACACTACTTCTGACATGGGCTTCGAACTCGCTACCAAACACACCAACTCAGTAGCCCTCCTAAGCTGGAGTGACAAGCGCGCGCTACCACGCTCGGCTGGTGCAGGCGCCGACGGGTGCGTATTTAAGCTGGTGCGGGAGAGCTTCGggtagcgaggtgggactaaaaattGGGTGGATTAGTAGACGGCAGTGCGTTTCCCTGTTTTCGTTTGCTGACCGGGCGAATATGGTTGCAGGCCCCCGGCCCAGATGGTTGTGAATATACCAAGCGAAGGATCCACGGCCTTCTACTGGGACTAATTGCGTGGATTTTTTTTTCTGTAACCACTCGAAATTACATTATTGGACACACAGTTAGCTAAGGCAATTATTATTTGGCTTGCAGATAGGCACAATTACACAGGTACAGGACTACAGGTTTGCCAAGCACACCGCGCGCTGTGATTTCGACTGAACCGGAGGTCCGGAGCCGACGATAGCGCAGCTCACGCAAGTCACGCCTTGCGGAGCTGGTGCATGGTCTTCATGGCGGAGATGGCCGCTGCAGGGTCGAGGCTCTTGGGGCACGTCGCCGTGCAGCTCTTGATCATCCTGCACCTGTACATCTTGTCCCACCCCTCCGACAGCGCCTGAATCCGCTCCTTCCCATACTCGTCGCGGCTTCAGGTTATTAtccattttcagtaccacaacACATCAGTCTAATCAGATACTGGTTGATCGTTGCATTGCAGGCTCTAGAGAGTGCTCTGTACCTGTCGGAGACCCAGCGGTATGCGTGGAGCAGCGCGGCGGGGCCGAGGAAGTCCTCCGAGTTCCACCAGTAGGACGGGCACGCCGTGCTGCAGCACGCGCACAGGATGCACTCGTACAGCCCGTCCAGCTTCTTCCGCTCCGCCGGCGACTGCGCGTGCTCAcgcccctccgccgccgggcGCTTCGTCTTCAGCCACGGCTCCACCGACCTGCCAACCGTTATTCAGGCCACACGTAAGGTCAACCACAGAAGAACGCACGCTGCGAGATCAGCGTTCTGTAACCACGCGCGGCACCTACTTGTACTGCTGGTAGAAGTTGCTCATGTCCACCACCAGGTCCTTCACCACGTACATGTGCGGCAGCGGCGTGAtcatcgtcgccgccgacgtgtcCGTGTCCACCGGCTTCAGGCACGCCACCGTGTTCACCCCGTCGATGGTCATCGAGCACGACCCGCAGATGCCCTCCCGgcacgaccgccggaacaccagCGTCGAGTCCTGCTCCGACTTGATCTTCTGGAGAACGTCCAGCACCTGCCCGTTCCATATCCATCGATCAAACCAGGAACTGAAACTGAACATCCGTATACGCGCACAAGCAAACAGCAAGAGACATCGCAACATACCATCGGGCCGCAGGTGCCGAGGTCGACGAAGTAGGACTGCAGGAACGGCCGGCCCGGCGAGTCCGGGTTCCACCGGTAGATCTGGAACTCCTTCACCGTCGACGCCCTGCCGCCgcgctccttctcctcctccgcggcggcgaggCCGGCCTGGTTCTCGGCGGACTCGCGGGCGTGGTCGCGCGCCGCCGGGTGGCCCTTGAGGGCGGGGAAGTGCTCGTCGCCCTTCACGGCCTGCTTGGCCGCGTCGGCCACGCGGTCCTTCACCGAGGCTAGCCTCGGCAGCGTCCTCCTCAGCATCCTGGCGGCGAGTGATCCTAATCGCAGCAGTGCTAACTCGTAGCGTCGCCGGGTGTACGCGGCACGTGTGGAGGATCACTCGAGCGGCGGACTTAAGAAGCTGGAGCTCGCCGTGGCACGTGTGCCGGCGCCGTGACACGTGTGGCGCGAGAGGAAGAGAAGGGTGGAGGAGCCAAGAGCGGTTTGAGGCAACCTCTATGGACTTAGCAGTGCCGTTGATACGGCCCACGTGGCTTTAGGCCTCCGGTGAGATCCTGAAGGACAATTATTTGGGCCTGTTGCAGCCCGCCTGACAAGATCCGCCGTGGGCATTTGTCGGAAAACCTATTCATCACTCCGCTGCGGGGTTGTATTAATGTCCGCACGCGTGTAATTGAACTAGGCCCTCTCTCTTCTCTTTCCTCTCAGCCGCCGCGTCTCAAtcctagccgcctccagttcatcctcctccataatttcccctcctccggtcggtttcgtcggcgtcgggaggagtggggaacccaatctatgcgtggagtttcgaataaaagtattgtgTTCATTAgactatgttaggattttggtagccgccttcttgttggtttcccctcaatggagatggcatcgtctgcaataagtgatcttcggcctttcgttcggcgacgagatcttcttcccggcatcaatggtggtgttgaacaatcgcaattttctaggtatgggtcttcggatcttgcttcggcagatcgattttggatcttttgtcgttgttgccgcgaggaggattatcctcgcagtttttgtcccggctgctacgtcctcgacaatggtgattcgtactctcggctctccatcgacgacgacaaagctagtcggttattattccaCGACATgccggtgttggtactcttgccgatgttgtatgactgctttaatggttgcgtgcgtgcacgtagccttggcattgcggctcaaaaaattgtgggagaactttcgtcggtatcta encodes:
- the LOC124654791 gene encoding succinate dehydrogenase [ubiquinone] iron-sulfur subunit 2, mitochondrial-like, producing the protein MLRRTLPRLASVKDRVADAAKQAVKGDEHFPALKGHPAARDHARESAENQAGLAAAEEEKERGGRASTVKEFQIYRWNPDSPGRPFLQSYFVDLGTCGPMVLDVLQKIKSEQDSTLVFRRSCREGICGSCSMTIDGVNTVACLKPVDTDTSAATMITPLPHMYVVKDLVVDMSNFYQQYKSVEPWLKTKRPAAEGREHAQSPAERKKLDGLYECILCACCSTACPSYWWNSEDFLGPAALLHAYRWVSDSRDEYGKERIQALSEGWDKMYRCRMIKSCTATCPKSLDPAAAISAMKTMHQLRKA